A single region of the Acidobacteriota bacterium genome encodes:
- a CDS encoding DUF3604 domain-containing protein: MRLARAALVSAALFSLVLLGCAAGDQEAGAGTAGDGEGPAPNPLKDAYFGDLHVHTKYSFDAYLFTTRTNPDDAYRFAKGEAIDHPSGHQIQLQSGALDFQAVTDHGLYLGVLPEMDNPESPLYATVLGTDLREGGGFARAIQGLRSGEFAELPEDDVDQAARTAWQAIIDAAEAHNDPGTFTTFVGYEYTTSSDDRGNLHRNVIFRGSNVPPKPFASTDSRNPEDLWRWLDERRDEGIEGLAIPHNSNGSNGHMFKLETVGGEPLDAAYADLRMRNEPLVEMTQVKGTSETHPLLSPNDEWADFEIFPYRIATTLYSEPKGSYVREAYVNGLVLQETQGFNPFRFGIVAATDTHNSGGTPEEDNFHGKVGVGDGTGQGRGSVPLDEPTEDGERYAQNSFKYWGGSGLAAVWAEENTRDSIYDAFRRKETFATSGPRMRIRFFGGYHYTDDLTSDPEMIATAYEGGVPMGGDLVADEGRSPRFLVWAARDADSAPLQRLQMVKGWVEDGEPRESVVDIACADGGIPSGDPLRCPDNGASVDLSDCSYSEDLGSAELSALWTDPDFDAAKHAVYYVRVLENPTCRWSTWDALRAGVEPNPDMPSTIQERAWSSPIWYVPGG, translated from the coding sequence ATGCGTCTTGCCCGCGCTGCGCTCGTTTCCGCGGCTCTCTTCTCGCTCGTCCTGCTCGGCTGCGCTGCCGGCGACCAGGAAGCCGGCGCCGGTACGGCCGGTGACGGCGAGGGTCCGGCGCCGAATCCACTGAAGGACGCCTACTTCGGCGACCTTCACGTCCATACGAAGTACTCCTTCGACGCCTACCTGTTCACGACGCGCACGAACCCCGACGACGCCTACCGCTTCGCCAAGGGCGAGGCGATCGACCACCCCAGCGGCCACCAAATCCAGCTCCAGAGCGGCGCCCTCGACTTCCAGGCGGTGACCGATCACGGCCTGTACCTGGGCGTCCTGCCGGAGATGGACAACCCGGAGAGTCCCCTCTACGCGACCGTGCTCGGGACCGATCTCCGCGAAGGCGGCGGCTTCGCCCGAGCGATCCAGGGGCTGCGCAGCGGCGAGTTCGCGGAACTGCCCGAAGACGACGTGGATCAGGCCGCCCGCACCGCCTGGCAGGCGATCATCGATGCCGCCGAGGCCCACAACGACCCCGGAACCTTCACGACCTTCGTCGGCTACGAGTACACGACGTCGTCCGACGACCGGGGCAATCTGCACCGCAACGTGATCTTCCGTGGCAGCAACGTGCCGCCGAAACCGTTCGCGTCGACCGATTCGCGCAATCCGGAGGACCTGTGGCGCTGGCTCGACGAACGCCGGGACGAGGGCATCGAGGGACTCGCCATCCCGCACAACTCGAACGGCAGCAACGGTCACATGTTCAAGCTGGAGACGGTGGGCGGCGAGCCGCTCGACGCCGCCTACGCCGACCTGCGCATGCGCAACGAGCCCCTGGTCGAGATGACCCAGGTCAAGGGCACGTCGGAGACGCACCCGCTCCTGTCGCCCAACGACGAGTGGGCCGACTTCGAGATCTTCCCGTATCGCATCGCCACGACCCTCTACAGCGAGCCGAAGGGCAGCTACGTCCGCGAGGCATACGTGAACGGTCTCGTGCTGCAGGAGACGCAGGGCTTCAATCCCTTCCGGTTCGGCATCGTCGCCGCCACCGACACCCATAACTCCGGCGGCACGCCCGAGGAGGACAACTTCCACGGCAAGGTCGGCGTCGGCGACGGAACCGGCCAGGGCCGCGGCTCGGTGCCGCTCGACGAACCGACCGAAGACGGCGAGCGCTACGCCCAGAACAGCTTCAAGTACTGGGGCGGCTCGGGTCTGGCCGCGGTCTGGGCCGAGGAGAACACCCGCGACTCGATCTACGATGCATTCCGGCGCAAGGAAACCTTCGCCACCAGCGGCCCGCGGATGCGGATCCGCTTCTTCGGCGGCTATCACTACACGGACGACCTGACCTCCGACCCGGAGATGATCGCCACCGCCTACGAGGGCGGCGTGCCGATGGGAGGCGACCTGGTGGCGGACGAGGGCAGAAGCCCGCGCTTCCTGGTCTGGGCCGCCCGCGACGCGGACAGCGCCCCGCTCCAGCGCCTGCAGATGGTCAAGGGCTGGGTCGAGGACGGCGAACCGCGCGAATCGGTCGTCGACATCGCCTGTGCCGATGGCGGCATTCCGTCGGGCGATCCACTCCGATGCCCCGACAACGGCGCCAGCGTCGATCTCTCGGACTGCAGCTACTCCGAGGATCTCGGCTCCGCCGAACTGTCAGCTTTGTGGACCGACCCGGACTTCGACGCGGCGAAGCACGCCGTCTACTACGTGCGCGTGCTCGAGAATCCGACCTGCCGCTGGTCGACCTGGGACGCGCTCCGCGCAGGCGTGGAGCCCAATCCCGACATGCCCTCGACGATCCAGGAACGCGCCTGGTCGTCGCCGATCTGGTACGTGCCGGGAGGGTAG